A stretch of DNA from Dokdonia sp. PRO95:
ATCTTATAGGCTTAGGCTTTGCAATTACGGGCAATCTTGCTCCCGTAGTTGCCGCTATTTTAATGCCCCTTAGTTCCATTAGTATCGTCTTATTTACAACGATTGCTACTCATTTTATGGGTAGAAATCTCACATCAAAAAAACTATAATATGAATAGTATTACTCATATACAGGCTACACATCAACTAGCTCAAATTGCATTTAAAAAACAATCTTACACAGAGCGTGATCTTATGGGATTGTTCCATAAGTCGGCACATAAACGAGCAGATCAATCGGTTTTTGATACCTGGGCACGAGATACTGAAAAACAAATTTATAGTTTGCAAAATGGCTTAAATGGGGTGTCTTGTGTATGTAGTACAGTAGGCTTAAGTATTACAACAATGTTACATATGTATGTAAGAGTAATTACTCGTTTTGAACAACAGTTCATGATGAGTTGTCCATGCGCCACTACTAGTGCAAGCCCTATACTCAATAGACTTAAAAAAATATCGAAGAGTGCGCAAGAAACACTCATATCTGTGGGGGTTTAATTATCGCTTGCATTATGACTAGTCACGTTTGCCAAGATTGTTCTACATCTAAAAGGAGATGCTTTATGGGAACGCAATTTTTCGCGTAAGCATATCTAAAACTATTTATCCAAAACTGACAATTGTCATAATTAGAAAAAAACTTCAATCTTAATTTTACACCATAAATCAGGTAGGTATGAGTATTATTTATATGCTTCTCGCAATTAGTGTTGTTGTTGCTCTCGTCTTCTTTTGTGCATTTGTAATATCTGTGCAAAAAGGACAATATGACGACACCTACACGCCATCTGTGCGTATGCTTTTTGATGATGAATTAGTCAAAGATAAAAGTACCGATACCACACCTGAGCCAACTGAAAAATCCATCCAAATAAAAGAGTAACTAATCAAACTATGGAAGTACAACAATTCTATTACGATAATAAAATCGTACGAAAATTTATAGTGGCTACAATGTTCTGGGGCATCGTAGGGATGAGCATAGGGCTACTTCTAGCCTTTATGTTTTTATTCCCTAATGTAACAGACGGCATCTCGTGGTTAAGTTTTGGACGTTTACGTCCTTTACACACTAATGCAGTCATCTTTGCCTTTGTAGGTAACGCTATTTTTGCGGGTGTCTATTATTCTTCACAACGTTTGCTTAAAGCTCGTATGTGGAAAGACTGGCTCAGTAATTTAAACTTCTGGGGATGGCAAGCCATTATCGTGGGAGCAGCAATTACACTTCCGCTAGGGTTTACTACATCAAAGGAATATGCAGAGCTAGAATGGCCATTTGATATTGCCATTGCTCTTATATGGGTAGCATTTGGAGCCAACTTGATAGGTACTATCCTTAAAAGAAGACAGCGACACTTATACGTTGCTATCTGGTTCTACCTAGCAACCTTTGTTACTGTTGCGGTACTACATATTGTAAATAGTATGGAGCTGCCAGTAAGTGCTCTTAAAAGTTACTCAATGTATGCCGGTGTACAAGATGCGCTAGTACAGTGGTGGTACGGTCACAATGCGGTAGCATTTTTCTTAACCACTCCTTTCTTAGGATTGATGTACTACTTTGTACCTAAGGCAGCAAATAGACCTGTGTATTCTTATAGGCTTTCTATTGTACACTTCTGGTCACTTATATTTATCTATATCTGGGCGGGACCTCACCACTTGTTGTATTCTGCACTTCCAGATTGGGCACAGAATCTTGGTGTAGCATTCTCTATCATGCTTCTAGCACCTTCATGGGGAGGAATGATAAACGGACTACTTACACTACGTGGAGCTTGGGATAAAGTACGTACAGATCCTGTTCTTAAATTTATGGTTGTTGCGATTACTGGTTATGGTATGGCAACCTTTGAAGGGCCTATGCTCTCGCTTAAAAATGTAAATGCGATCGCTCACTTTAGTGATTGGATTATTGCTCACGTACACGTAGGTGCACTTGCTTGGAATGGTTTCTTCACATTTGGTATGGTGTACTGGATGGTTCCAAAATTATTTAAGACAAAATTATGGTCAAATAAACTAGCTAACTTCCACTTCTGGATAGGAACATTAGGTATCATATTGTATGCACTACCTATGTATGTTGCAGGTTTTGTACAAGCATTTATGTGGAAGCAATTTAATCCCGATGGAACGCTTACCTATGGTAACTTTTTAGAAACAGTAAGTGAGATTATCCCTATGTACTGGATGCGTGCAATAGGTGGTAGTATGTTTATTGTAGGAGCACTTATAGGAGTGTATAACCTGATCATGACTGCTCGTGCAGGAAATAATGTTACAGATGAGCTTGCAGAAGCTGCACCTTTATCTACAGTAACTAAAAAACGTACCTCAAAAGAAGGATACCATACATGGTTAGAAAGACGCCCGGTAAAACTTACCATTTTTGCAACTATCGCAATTCTTATTGGAGGTATGGTGCAAATTATACCATCGCTTATTGTTGATGATTATATTCCAGTGATATCAAGTGTGAAGCCATATTCACCACTAGAGCTACAGGGTAGAGACATTTACATACGTGAAGGCTGTGTAGGGTGTCACTCTCAAATGGTACGACCATTTAGAAGTGAGGTAGAGCGCTATGGAGAATACTCAAAAGCGGGAGAGTATGTGTATGATCACCCATTCTTATGGGGAAGTAAACGTACAGGGCCAGACCTTATGCGTGTGGGAGGAAAGTACAGTGATAACTGGCACTTGAATCACTTCTATGACCCGCAGAGTACTTCGTCTGGTTCTATTATGCCATCCTACAAATGGTTACTACGTAGAGAGCTTGACAAAGATCTTACAGAAGAAAAAATGGAAGCCATGGTTACGCTAGGCGTTCCATATAGTCCAGAAGATATTGCAAATGCGCAAGAGTCTATGACCGCACAGGGAATAGCGATAGAGAAGAACCTCTACTCAGATCCAGACTTTGCCAAAACTTACGAGGCAGATAAAAAGTATGCCGAAGAAAACGGTGAAGACTTTGTAGAGATGCGCAACCGTGAGGTGGTAGCTCTTATAGCATACATACAGCGACTAGGAACAGATATTAAAGTTAAAAACGCAGATGGTACTACATCCATCTTAAACGACTAGCACCATGTTTAAATTTATAAAAGGAAACTTAGAAAATATAGATGGAGTGGAGATCTATCCTATAGTATCATTACTCATATTTTTCATCTTTTTTGCTGCACTATTCTTTTGGGTATTTACAGCAAAGAAAGCACATATCACAGAGGTAAGTAACATCCCGCTTAATGATGATACACTCAACGTAAATACTATAGAAGAATGAGAACGACTGCATCATTTTTAAGAATATTAGGTTTTTCACTATTAGGTTATTTTCTAATTGATTATGTGGGGACTACAGGTGAGACCTCTATATTTCTAGAGCAACCGTGGGTCTGGGCTATATTAGGTGTAATCATGCTTTTTTATACTGCAGGAGAAGTAAGCATGGCTGCGCTGCGCAATGTCCTTTACAGAACGCTTAAGCCAGAAGCACAAGCCAAATTTGATAAAGAAGAGGCACTTGCAGAAGCAAATCAGTTTAAATGGATTAAAGAAAAGTATAAAGCATCTCTAGGAAGTAAAGAGATAGCTCAAGAGCATGAGATTATACTGGATCATAACTATGACGGTATACAAGAGCTTGATAACAACTTGCCACCATGGTGGGTATATATGTTTTATGCTTCGATAGTCTTTGCAGTTATATATCTGGTACGTTTTGAAGTACTAGACGACTATAACCAAGCCGAAGAATATGAAGTTGCTGTGGCCGAAGCAAAAGCAGAAATAGAAGAATGGAAAAAAACGGCAAAAGATCTTGTAGATGTAAATACGGTAACACTGCTTACAGATGCGAGTGATATCAGTGCTGGTAAAGCCATTTTTACAAATAACTGTATTGCTTGTCACAAAGCAGATGGAGGTGGAGGTATAGGACCTAACCTCACAGACCAACACTGGATACTGGGTGGAGGAATCAAAAATGTATTCAAAACTATATCAGAAGGTGGTCGTGATGGTAAAGGTATGATCTCATGGAAATCAGAACTTAAGGCTGCAGAGATGGCGCAGGTAGCTAGCTTCGTGTTAAGCTTACAAGGCACTACGCCTGCAGAGTCTAAGGAAGCAGAAGGGGAGTTATGGATAGATCCAGATGCACCAGCCATGCCGGTGAAGGATGTTGTTACAGATAGCACAGCAGTGCAGTTAACTAGTAACTAAAGTTCACGCAGATGATACAAGATATAGCGATTGCATTAAGCACAAGCACTACTCCAATAATACAGCCTTATTATGAAAATGATAAGACTAAAATTATAGCAATAGGACTTAAAAAGGATGTGGTGCTAGAAAAACATACAGCACCTAGCAAAGCGCAAATCTTGATCATACAGCGAACGGTCACTTTTAGAACAGCGACTTTCTCAAAATCAATAAATACCTATGAGACGTATGAAATACCACTAGAGGTAGAGCACGAGGTCATAGGTGATGCAGATAGTATTTTTCTGTTAATCTTATCTAAGTAATAATATGGCAGAGCAAGGAAAAGATAACTTTAGAGATACCATGGGGACCCTTGATAAAGAAGGGAAGCGCGCATGGGTATTTCCTAAGAAGCCTAGTGGAAAATGGTACGAGTACCGTAAGTATGTGAGTTATTTATTACTTGCTATTTTACTTAGTTCACCGTTTATAAAAGTAGGAGGGAACCAGCTGTTCATGTTTAATGTGCTGGAGCGTAGATTCAATATTTTTGGATACCCATTCTGGCCTCAAGATTTTCACCTCTTTGTAATCATGATGATCATTGGGGTAGTATTTGTAATTCTATTTACGGTAGCATTTGGTAGAATATTTTGTGGCTGGATTTGTCCTCAAACTATTTTTATGGAGATGGTTTTTCGTCGCATTGAGTATTGGATAGACGGCGATCGAGGTAAGCAAATACGCTTAGATAAAATGCCATGGAATAAGGAGAAAATCAAAAAGAGAGTTTTAAAATGGACTATATTTTTTATCATCTCATTTCTTATTGCAAATGTATTTCTTGCTTACCTCATAGGTAGCGACCAGCTTATTAGGTATATCACAGATGGACCATCAAAGCATGTTAGTACGCTAGTATCACTTCTCATATTTACTGGAGTTTTCTATTTCATATTTGCATGGTTTAGAGAGCAGGTTTGTATTATAGCTTGCCCCTACGGAAGATTGCAAGGAGTCTTGCTAGATAACAAATCTATTATCGTTGCTTATGATCATAAACGTGGAGAGAAGGAAGAAGGAAGAGCTAAGTTTAAGAAAAATGAAGACAGACCATCTACTGGAAAAGGAGATTGTATAGATTGCTTCGCATGTGTGCATGTATGCCCTACAGGGATAGACATACGTAACGGTACACAGTTAGAATGTGTAAACTGTACCGCTTGTATAGATGCTTGTGATCATATGATGGAGGCGGTAGATCTCCCTAAAGGTCTTATACGCTATGCTAGTGAAGATAATATTGAAAAGAAAGCGCCATTTAAATTCACACCTCGTCTTAAGGGGTATGTTGCCGTACTAGGTATTCTTACTGCGGTACTCATAGGGATGTTGTTTTTACGTAATGATGTAGAAGCTCGCATTCTCAGATTACCAGGACAGCTTTATGAGCACAAAGACAATAACATGATTAGTAATGTCTACACCTTTAAGTTGGTTAATAAAACGGTAGAGGAGATAGAGGACGTACACTTTGAGCTACGCTCTCACAAGGGAACCATAGAAGTTGTTTCTGGTAATGAATTTAGTGTAGACCCACAAGGACTAGCAGAGGGAACGCTATTTATAGAAATCAATGCAAGCGGTATTAAAAGTGATAAAGAACGTTTGGAAATAGAAGTTTACAGCGGTGATCAATTAATTGAGACTACAACAACGGCATTTTTAGGCCCTAGAAGTTATAAGTAAGAGTACGCTTTCGCGAAAGCAAAACAAAAAAACTATGAGTACAGAGCATAAAAAATGTTGTGACGGTTGTAAAAAAGGACAGCCAGGAACTAACGAAGCATGCAGCGCAAAGTTGATGATGGAAGCGCTGAAGAATAATCAAGAAATCACTAAAACACAAGAGTTATGAAATGGAACTGGGGAAAGGGTATTGTAGTGGCGATGGCTTGTTTTATGGGCTTTATTCTGTATATGGTTATCACGATGAGTACAGATGATAATTATAGTCATGATCTTGTGACAGAAGAATATTATGCCAAGGAAATGGCTTATCAAACCGAAATAGATGCAGAGACCAATGCGCGCAATCTCGTAGGTGAGATTAGCGGAAAACGTACGCCAGAGGGATGGTTACTTACCTTCCCAACGTCTATCTCAAAGAGCACAAATAAAGGAAAAGTGTTTCTATACAGACCGTCTAATCAGCAACTTGATTTTGAAGTGCCTATGGTTATTTCAGGGTCTAATTTGCTCATACCTGACAAACAGCTGATAGACGGTCGATGGAACATTATCATAGAGTGGACAGACGGGGTAGAGGAATACATGTATAAAAAGTCAATCGTTTACTAATGTTGTGGTCTGCACTCATATTTGGTCTTTTGGGCAGTTTCCACTGTGTGGGAATGTGTGGTCCCATTGCATTTATGTTACCCGTAGATCGTAAAAGCCCTGTAAAAAGAGCTTTCCAATTAATGAGTTACCACGCTGGGCGTATACTTACTTACAGTGTTCTGGGCTTAGTATTTGGGATTGTAGGTAAAAGTTTCAATCTCTTTGGTATCCAGCAGCAACTATCTATAATCATAGGTGTACTCATGATTGTAGTTATTCTCATACCCACTAAAATTTTCAATAAATACAACTTCTCAAGACCGTTATATAAGGCAGTTGGGAAAGTAAAGAGCTCCATGGGAACCGCTCTTAAGAAAAAAGATCCAGGTACGTTTTTTACTATAGGATATCTCAACGGACTGTTGCCTTGCGGACTTGTATATATGGCGATTTTTGGCGCACTTGCTTCTGGTGGTGCTTGGGAAGGAGGATTGTATATGGCAGTTTTTGGGCTAGGTACTATTCCATTAATGACTACTGCTATCTATTTAGGTAATTTTTTAAAAGGAAAAGCAAAGCAGCGCATCGTTAAGGTGATTCCTGTTTTTGTAGTCATTGTAGGAGTCTTATTTATAGTACGCGGCCTTGGTCTTGGTATACCATACGTATCACCATCAAAGATGGTAAGTGTAGAAAAAGTAGCTGCACAACATTCTTGTCATTAATAACAACCAAACAATTATAATTATGGAACAATTTTTAATACTTCTCGTAAACTGGGGAATGGGAGCACTACTCATAGGAGTATTTGCCTTAGTTTGTATTACACTGATACTTATTGTAGTAAATATGATTAAAGCAGACTCAAAAAAATCTAAAACCGATGAAAAATAAAGGTTTACAATTCATAAAAGAATACACAAGTACTTTATTAAACATTATAATTTTTAAAGGTCTCGACCTATTTATATCATTGCAATGGCTTTTAACTTACAAGAGAGATCGTATTAGTTCACATAGATAATCAAGGACTTACTGATGTCTTACAATCTTCAAAAGCGTAAAAAAAAGGGAAGCAGTAGTGCTTCCCTTTTTTAGTATATGTTGAGGTGACTTTTAAACCGTCATAGAAAATAACTGAGTCTCCGGCTTATTGCGCTGTAATCTCATATCAAATGGAAGACATATATTTCTCACAAATGGACGTCCCTTTTCTGTAACAATTAATTTTCTTGCATGTATTTCTAGAAGTCCGTCGCTTTCTAATTCCTTTAATTTTATAAGTACATCTGGAAGCTCTGCAAAATTTCCTTGATCATCACCCCATGAAGTCTCAAATGAGCACATCAAATTAAGAATATGTTGTCTTATGATAAGATCTTCTTCAGTAAGGATGTGACCTCTAAAGATAGGTAGAATTCCATCCTCAATAAGTTGTTGATACTCTTCTATATTTTTTACATTCTGAGCAAAACTATACCAGCTGTCACTTATAGC
This window harbors:
- the ccoS gene encoding cbb3-type cytochrome oxidase assembly protein CcoS, whose amino-acid sequence is MSIIYMLLAISVVVALVFFCAFVISVQKGQYDDTYTPSVRMLFDDELVKDKSTDTTPEPTEKSIQIKE
- the ccoN gene encoding cytochrome-c oxidase, cbb3-type subunit I; the protein is MEVQQFYYDNKIVRKFIVATMFWGIVGMSIGLLLAFMFLFPNVTDGISWLSFGRLRPLHTNAVIFAFVGNAIFAGVYYSSQRLLKARMWKDWLSNLNFWGWQAIIVGAAITLPLGFTTSKEYAELEWPFDIAIALIWVAFGANLIGTILKRRQRHLYVAIWFYLATFVTVAVLHIVNSMELPVSALKSYSMYAGVQDALVQWWYGHNAVAFFLTTPFLGLMYYFVPKAANRPVYSYRLSIVHFWSLIFIYIWAGPHHLLYSALPDWAQNLGVAFSIMLLAPSWGGMINGLLTLRGAWDKVRTDPVLKFMVVAITGYGMATFEGPMLSLKNVNAIAHFSDWIIAHVHVGALAWNGFFTFGMVYWMVPKLFKTKLWSNKLANFHFWIGTLGIILYALPMYVAGFVQAFMWKQFNPDGTLTYGNFLETVSEIIPMYWMRAIGGSMFIVGALIGVYNLIMTARAGNNVTDELAEAAPLSTVTKKRTSKEGYHTWLERRPVKLTIFATIAILIGGMVQIIPSLIVDDYIPVISSVKPYSPLELQGRDIYIREGCVGCHSQMVRPFRSEVERYGEYSKAGEYVYDHPFLWGSKRTGPDLMRVGGKYSDNWHLNHFYDPQSTSSGSIMPSYKWLLRRELDKDLTEEKMEAMVTLGVPYSPEDIANAQESMTAQGIAIEKNLYSDPDFAKTYEADKKYAEENGEDFVEMRNREVVALIAYIQRLGTDIKVKNADGTTSILND
- a CDS encoding CcoQ/FixQ family Cbb3-type cytochrome c oxidase assembly chaperone, with the translated sequence MFKFIKGNLENIDGVEIYPIVSLLIFFIFFAALFFWVFTAKKAHITEVSNIPLNDDTLNVNTIEE
- a CDS encoding cbb3-type cytochrome c oxidase N-terminal domain-containing protein, whose amino-acid sequence is MRTTASFLRILGFSLLGYFLIDYVGTTGETSIFLEQPWVWAILGVIMLFYTAGEVSMAALRNVLYRTLKPEAQAKFDKEEALAEANQFKWIKEKYKASLGSKEIAQEHEIILDHNYDGIQELDNNLPPWWVYMFYASIVFAVIYLVRFEVLDDYNQAEEYEVAVAEAKAEIEEWKKTAKDLVDVNTVTLLTDASDISAGKAIFTNNCIACHKADGGGGIGPNLTDQHWILGGGIKNVFKTISEGGRDGKGMISWKSELKAAEMAQVASFVLSLQGTTPAESKEAEGELWIDPDAPAMPVKDVVTDSTAVQLTSN
- the ccoG gene encoding cytochrome c oxidase accessory protein CcoG, with product MAEQGKDNFRDTMGTLDKEGKRAWVFPKKPSGKWYEYRKYVSYLLLAILLSSPFIKVGGNQLFMFNVLERRFNIFGYPFWPQDFHLFVIMMIIGVVFVILFTVAFGRIFCGWICPQTIFMEMVFRRIEYWIDGDRGKQIRLDKMPWNKEKIKKRVLKWTIFFIISFLIANVFLAYLIGSDQLIRYITDGPSKHVSTLVSLLIFTGVFYFIFAWFREQVCIIACPYGRLQGVLLDNKSIIVAYDHKRGEKEEGRAKFKKNEDRPSTGKGDCIDCFACVHVCPTGIDIRNGTQLECVNCTACIDACDHMMEAVDLPKGLIRYASEDNIEKKAPFKFTPRLKGYVAVLGILTAVLIGMLFLRNDVEARILRLPGQLYEHKDNNMISNVYTFKLVNKTVEEIEDVHFELRSHKGTIEVVSGNEFSVDPQGLAEGTLFIEINASGIKSDKERLEIEVYSGDQLIETTTTAFLGPRSYK
- a CDS encoding FixH family protein, translated to MKWNWGKGIVVAMACFMGFILYMVITMSTDDNYSHDLVTEEYYAKEMAYQTEIDAETNARNLVGEISGKRTPEGWLLTFPTSISKSTNKGKVFLYRPSNQQLDFEVPMVISGSNLLIPDKQLIDGRWNIIIEWTDGVEEYMYKKSIVY
- a CDS encoding sulfite exporter TauE/SafE family protein codes for the protein MLWSALIFGLLGSFHCVGMCGPIAFMLPVDRKSPVKRAFQLMSYHAGRILTYSVLGLVFGIVGKSFNLFGIQQQLSIIIGVLMIVVILIPTKIFNKYNFSRPLYKAVGKVKSSMGTALKKKDPGTFFTIGYLNGLLPCGLVYMAIFGALASGGAWEGGLYMAVFGLGTIPLMTTAIYLGNFLKGKAKQRIVKVIPVFVVIVGVLFIVRGLGLGIPYVSPSKMVSVEKVAAQHSCH